A stretch of Colletotrichum lupini chromosome 2, complete sequence DNA encodes these proteins:
- a CDS encoding 40S ribosomal protein S19, giving the protein MAGGINVRDVDAQKFINAYAAFLKRQGKLPIPGWVDIVKTGPAKELPPQNIDWFYVRAASVARHIYVRKTVGVGRLRKVHGSAKNRGVRPSHHVDASGSVDRKICQALEKIGVLEKDEEKGGRRITQSGQRDLDRIAQTTAEAEEEEDDE; this is encoded by the exons ATGGCCGGTGGAATCAACGTTCGCGATGTCGAT GCGCAGAAGTTCATCAACGCGTACGCCGCTTTCTTGAAGCGTCAGGGCAAGCTGCCCATCCCCG GTTGGGTTGATATCGTCAAGACCGGCCCCGCCAAGGAGCTCCCTCCCCAGAACATTGACTGGTTCTACGTCCGCGCCGCCTCCGTCGCCCGCCACATCTACGTCCGCAAGACCGTCGGTGTCGGCCGCCTCCGCAAGGTCCACGGCTCCGCCAAGAACCGCGGTGTCCGCCCCTCCCACCACGTTGACGCCTCCGGCTCCGTCGACCGCAAGATCTGCCAGGCTCTTGAGAAGATCGGTGTCCTCGAGAAGGACGAGGAGAAGGGTGGCCGCCGCATCACCCAGTCCGGCCAGCGTGATTTGGACC GTATCGCCCAGACCACCGCTGAggctgaggaggaggaggatgacgAGTAA
- a CDS encoding ZIP zinc/iron transporter has protein sequence MNPLEMSAAKLLALRQDDGSGADAVNECGAAAVDVSNKGLRIASIFIIMVASMLGGFLPIFLARTTRMHVPKMTFFIFKYVGTGVIIATAWMHLLAPGVEALHNECLEPMLGSYDWAFAIGLMTVMVMFLIEMIASNVASSAFGSHDHELGHSNSMATKTKDIGTDGTSATEVCPHDVDTERGAGFVDPKKVPGLPDDVSYPPGGRDHLGHARDHTEGDSHNGLAGQLIAIFILEFGVVFHSIFIGLVLATSDELVVLLIVLTFHQFFEGLGLGSRLATATWPSHGRWWPHILAIIYGLSTPIAIAVGIAAQPNSAKTQTLVNGIFDSISAGILMYTGLVELLAHEFMFNPQMRNSPLKVQLFAFGCVALGAGVMAVLANWA, from the coding sequence ATGAACCCTTTGGAAATGTCAGCGGCGAAGCTCCTCGCCCTCCGCCAAGATGATGGCTCCGGTGCCGATGCCGTCAACGAGTGCGGTGCCGCTGCCGTCGATGTCAGCAACAAGGGACTGCGTATCGCCTCCATCTTCATCATCATGGTCGCTTCGATGCTTGGTGGTTTCCTCCCTATCTTCCTGGCCAGGACCACCAGAATGCACGTTCCCAAGATGACCTTCTTCATCTTCAAGTATGTCGGTACCGGTGTCATTATCGCAACCGCTTGGATGCATCTGTTGGCCCCTGGTGTCGAGGCTCTGCACAACGAGTGCTTGGAGCCGATGCTGGGCAGCTACGACTGGGCTTTCGCCATCGGCCTGATGACCGTCATGGTCATGTTCCTGATTGAGATGATCGCATCCAACGTCGCCTCGTCTGCTTTCGGCAGCCATGACCACGAACTTGGCCACAGCAACAGCATGGCCACCAAGACCAAGGACATTGGGACCGATGGGACGAGCGCTACCGAGGTTTGCCCCCACGACGTTGACACTGAGAGGGGTGCCGGCTTTGTCGACCCCAAGAAGGTGCCTGGACTTCCAGACGACGTTAGCTACCCGCCCGGTGGAAGGGATCATCTCGGCCATGCTCGCGACCATACCGAAGGAGACAGCCACAACGGCCTCGCTGGCCAGTTGATTGCCATCTTCATTCTCGAATTCGGTGTCGTGTTCCACTCCATCTTCATTGGACTCGTCCTCGCCACCAGCGACGAGCTCGTCGTCCTCCTCATCGTCCTTACTTTTCACCAGTTCTTCGAGGGTCTCGGTTTGGGCTCTCGTCTTGCCACTGCCACTTGGCCTTCCCACGGCCGCTGGTGGCCTCACATTCTCGCCATCATCTACGGCCTGTCGACACCCATCGCTATTGCCGTTGGTATCGCTGCTCAGCCGAACAGCGCCAAGACCCAGACACTTGTCAACGGAATCTTCGACTCTATCAGTGCCGGTATTCTGATGTACACGGGTCTGGTTGAGCTACTGGCCCACGAGTTCATGTTCAACCCGCAGATGAGAAACTCACCGCTCAAGGTGCAGCTTTTTGCGTTCGGCTGTGTCGCGCTCGGTGCTGGTGTGATGGCTGTCTTGGCCAACTGGGCCTAG